The following are from one region of the Abiotrophia defectiva ATCC 49176 genome:
- a CDS encoding sugar transferase, with protein MVDLMGVILVGLFLTQSSSPRFHIDIEDVNTMLLIHIAAFYVSSQFNSLFDRGYLEQLKSVIIYSLYFLVGITMMVFMSKSHFYIPRTASLVFVALNGLLVFAIHSSIKYYYQHLYPTLKYSRKVLLVTTSDRLDIIAERFKVSQGWGGQISAIALLDAPQEIALPDIFKGKHLVTVDEMECYARQNVVDEVFLNLSRDFDEQISDYLLLFQSMGIIVSLNISAFEIPLNSDRRVRKLGKFSVLTFSTKFYDYEWMVIKRLLDVLGALVGLVLTFLIGLVLVPLIKLESKGPAIFAQNRVGRNGRVFKFYKFRSMYADAEERKKELEQYNQMKGLMFKLEDDPRITKIGRFIRRTSLDELPQFYNVLIGDMSLIGTRPPTESEFKAYSAGHKKRLKLRPGITGLWQVSGRSDITDFEEVVRLDAEYIDNWSLWLDVKILIKTIQIVLLGKGAR; from the coding sequence ATGGTTGACTTGATGGGTGTCATATTAGTAGGCCTATTTTTAACCCAGAGTAGTTCACCTCGATTCCATATTGATATAGAAGATGTTAATACCATGCTGCTGATCCATATAGCGGCTTTTTATGTGTCAAGCCAGTTTAACTCCTTGTTTGATAGGGGTTATCTAGAGCAACTCAAATCAGTCATTATCTATTCTTTGTATTTTCTTGTTGGTATTACCATGATGGTCTTTATGTCAAAAAGTCATTTCTATATTCCTCGGACTGCATCCCTGGTTTTTGTCGCTTTGAATGGACTTTTGGTTTTTGCTATTCATTCGAGTATTAAGTACTATTACCAACACCTCTATCCAACTCTCAAATATTCACGTAAGGTTCTGTTAGTTACTACTTCCGATCGATTAGATATCATCGCTGAACGATTTAAGGTAAGTCAAGGTTGGGGTGGTCAGATTAGTGCGATTGCCCTACTAGATGCTCCTCAAGAAATTGCTTTGCCTGATATTTTTAAAGGTAAGCATCTAGTCACGGTTGATGAAATGGAATGCTATGCTAGGCAAAATGTTGTTGATGAGGTTTTCCTCAATTTGTCCCGTGATTTCGATGAGCAGATTTCAGACTACCTTTTGCTCTTCCAATCCATGGGAATTATAGTAAGCCTTAATATTTCGGCCTTCGAGATTCCTCTCAATTCGGATCGCCGAGTTCGCAAGTTAGGTAAATTTAGTGTCTTGACTTTCTCTACTAAATTCTATGATTACGAGTGGATGGTAATTAAGCGACTACTGGACGTCCTAGGTGCCTTAGTTGGCCTTGTCCTGACCTTCTTAATAGGGTTAGTGCTAGTGCCTTTGATTAAGCTAGAATCCAAGGGGCCAGCTATCTTCGCCCAAAACCGTGTAGGTCGTAATGGTCGGGTCTTTAAGTTCTATAAATTCCGTTCCATGTACGCTGATGCTGAAGAGCGCAAGAAGGAATTGGAACAATACAATCAGATGAAGGGTCTCATGTTCAAGTTAGAAGATGACCCACGTATCACCAAGATCGGTCGCTTTATTCGTCGGACCAGTTTAGATGAGCTGCCGCAGTTCTATAATGTTCTGATTGGTGACATGAGTCTAATCGGCACCCGGCCACCGACTGAGAGTGAGTTCAAAGCCTATTCTGCTGGCCATAAAAAACGTCTTAAGTTACGACCCGGTATTACCGGCCTCTGGCAAGTAAGTGGCCGTAGTGATATTACTGACTTTGAGGAAGTCGTGCGGTTAGACGCCGAATATATCGATAACTGGTCCTTGTGGCTAGATGTCAAAATTCTCATTAAAACCATACAAATTGTCCTGCTTGGTAAGGGCGCTCGCTAA